GACGACGTGATCGGGGGTGGGTGCGGGCTCTTCACCGGCTTCGCGGCGGTGGATCGCGCCGATCTGCGCATGGGGGATGTGGTGGTGGTGCAGGGGGCCGGTCCGGTGGGACTGGCCGCCGCCGCCTTCGCCGGTCTGTCGGGCGCGGCCGAGGTCGTGCTCATCGGCGATCCGGATGCCCGCCTGGCGCTCGGGGCACGCATGGGAGCGGGAGTGGGGCTCTCGCTGTCGGGCACCACGCCGGAGGAGCGCCTCGACGCGGTCATGGCGTGCACCGGAGGGCGCGGGGCCGACCTGGTCATCGAGGCGAGCGGCAACCCGGCCGCCATCCCCGAGGGATTCGCGCTCGTCCGCGACGGGGGCCGCTATGTCGTGGCAGGACACTACACCGACGCCGGGCCCGTAGAGATCAATCCGCACACCGACATCAACCGCGGGCACGTGGACGTGCGGGGCCAGTGGGGGACCGACTTCCATCATCTGGTACGCGCCCTCCGGCTGCTTTCCCGGCACCGCGAACGCCTGCCATTCGCCGAGGTGATCGGGGCGCGCTATCCGCTCGAAAGCACGCAGCAGGCGCTCGAGGATGTGGCCGCGCTGCGGGTCACGAAGGCGCTTGTGGTGCCCTGACGGCCTCGGACGTCAGAGGGACCGCGCGGAGTCGTCGGCGGGCTGTGCGGCCGGCTCCAGGTCGATGAAGATGCAGCGCGCCAGGTCGAAGCCGATCGCCTGGCTGTCGCCGTCGGGTCCGCCCAGGCGCACCGTCACGGGTCCGTTGAACGGAGCCCTCTCCTCCACCGCCAGGATCACCCCCGGCAGGAGCCCCCTGGCCTCCAGATAGCGCAGTCTCTCCGGCTCGTCGTCGCGCACCGCGCGGATCCGGATCGGGCCGGTGGCGTCGGAATCCGCCAGCGTCGGATAGCTGGTCGAATCGATCTCGCCTCCCGGCGTCGGAATGGGCGCGCCGTGGGGATCGTGGCGCGGGTTCTTGAGCGCGTCGGCCATGCGCTCGATGAGCTGATCGGAGGCGGCGTGCTCGAGCCGCTCGGCTTCGTCGTGCACATCCTCCCAGGAATAGCCGAGGCGCACGCTGAGGTAGGTCTCGATGATGCGATGGCGACGAACGATGCGGAGCGCTTCCCGGCGGCCGCTGGGCGTGAGGCCGACGCCGCGGTAGGGCTCGTGCTCCACGACGCCCAGGTCGGCCAGGCGCTTCACCATTCCGCTCACCGACGCGGGCTGTACGCCCAGGGTGCTGGCGATATCGCTGGTGGTGGCGGTATCGTCGTGCTCCGTGAGGGCGAAGATCGCCTTCAGGTAATCCTCGATCGAAGGCGAGAATCGGGACGTTTGAGCCATCGCGGGTTGTTGTTGCGTGGGCGGGGCTACAATCTAACCTGTCCTTTCCCGCGCTGCCGGAGCACCTCGCGCCCTCCCGGTCGAGGCCGGCCGCGGGGGGACGACCCCAAACCAACCCGACCAACCCGGAGCGATGCGCACATGAGAATCGGACACGGATCGAGGGCAACTGCGCTGGTGCTGCTTGCGGGATGCCTCTCCACCGCGCTGGCGCCGCCGGGCGCGAGGGCCCAGGGAGGCTACCTGATCTTCCAGGCCGGATACTACGTGCCCACCCAGGATCTGGGCCTTCTGGCAGATGCCGGCTTCGGGCAGGCGGTCGAGTTCGGCGAGCGCGAACGGAGCTTCGCCTACTCCCTCGGGCTGGAACTCGCCGTTTCCGGGCCCATCTCGGGGCGCGCGACGCTGGCGTACGCGACGAGCGCGGACCTCGCCGTCTCGGCCGGCATGTGTCCGGAGTGCGAGGCTCGCAACAACCTCCTCAACGCCACTGCCGCCCTCGTCTTCCGCCCGCTTCCCAGCGGCGTTCCCGTTCAACCGTACCTGCTGGGTGGCGGTGGCGTGAAGCACTACGACCTGGAGTCGCTGGACGCGCTGCACCGGTCGCCCCTGCACGATCAGACCCGGAGGACCATGCTGCTCGGCGCGGGCATCGAGGTGAGGATGGGTCCGCTGCGCATCGTCACCGAACTCTCCGACTACATCAGCCCGATCTTCGCCGACAACGACGTGGAGACCACGCAGCACGATCTGTTCTGGACGGCGGGGCTCATGCTGGGGAGTGGCTGAAGCGGCGCCGAGCTTGGCGGAAAGGGCGAGGAAACATATCTTTCTCATTCTGTGCCGTTGTGTTTGGCACGGTGTTTCGATCCGTCGATTTCGAGGTCTTGGACGAGTTGGAGGTGAGCGTGCCTGAATCCGCGCCCCATGAGAAGGTGATCGATTCCGTAGCTGTGGACGCCAAGCGCATCCTGCTGCGGTATGGGACGCCCATCGCAATCCTGGATCGCGTCTCGGAAGTAGACCGGATCGCGCTCGCCCGCCAGGTCAGCCGCACGCGTCTGCCTGACCGCGAGCCGCGGCTGAGAGCGCTGCTGGAAGAGCACGGGTACCTCCAGGTGGACTGACATCCGGGGACGCGGGACCTGCGGATCGAATGGAGTCCGCGCCGCGTCTGCGTGGGACGGGAGGTTTCATGAGGGCATCGCACTCCTCTCGCTGTCTTGCCCTTTCACTGGTTCTGCTGTGGGGATGTGGCGGGACTGCGCCGACGCGCGTCGAGCCCACCACCGACCAGGTGGCGCAGTCGAGCCGGGGAATGGTGGTCGCGGCCCAGCCGCTTGCGACCGCCGCGGGCGTCGAAATGCTCGAGCGGGGCGGCAACGCGGCCGATGCGGCGGTGGCCGCGGCATTTGCGGTATCGGTGGTGGAGCCGAGCATGAACTCGATCGGCGGGCGCACCCAGATACTGGTGCGAACCGCGGAAGGGACCTTTCACGGCATCGACGCCACCACCCAGGCCCCGGACACCTACGATCCCGACACGGCCCCTCAGGCCGGTTACGGGTATCCCACCGTGGGATTGCCGGGGGCCGTCGCGGGGCTCACCCGCCTCCTCGACGAGCACGGCACGCTTCCGCTGGCCACCGTAATGGAGCCGGCCATTCGGTACGCCTCCGAAGGCTTCGTGCTCCTGCCCGGTGAAGCCGCCCGCCAGGCATCGACTTCAGAGCAACTGCGGGAATCCGAGGGCGCGACCCTGTACTACATCGAGCCGGACGGATCGCCGTACGACGCGGGCGACCATTTCGTGCAGAGCGATCTGGCGATGGTGCTGCGCCGCATCGCTTCCGGAGGCGCCGACGCCTTCTACCGGGGCGAGATCGCGAGGGCCATGGCCGACGACATCGTGGGCGCGGGCGGGCACGTCACGGCCGGCGCGCTCGCCGGCTACCGCGCCGAGGATTCCCGCGTGGTGCGGGGCAGCTACCGCGGCCACGAGCTGGTGGGCACGTTCACCCCGGCTGCCGGGGCAATGACCATCGGCATCCTTCAGATCATCGAGAACTTCGACATGGCGGGGGCCGACGAGACGACGTGGGCCCTGGTGGTGGGGCAGGCGCTTGCGCTCGGCTTCGAGGCGGCGCGCACCCACCGCGGACCCGACGCGTGGCAGCTGCTCACGTCGCGGGAATGGGCGCGCGAGCAGGCCGAACGCGTCCATCTGCCGGTGGCGGCGGCGGCCATGGGACCGGAGCCCGCAGCTGCGCCCCGGGCTTCCCCGGAGACCGGAGCTACCTATTTCGCAGGCCCGGACGACGACGGACACACCACGCACCTTTCGACCGCGGACGCCGACGGCATGGCGGTGTCGCTCACCCAGACCATCGGGCCGGCGATGGGCTCGAAGATCGCCACGCCGGGGCTGGGCTTCCTCTACGCGGCGACCCTGGGAGGGTATCTGGGCCGCCTCGAGCCGGGCGAGCGGGCGCGCTCCAACATCGCCCCGTTCATGGTACTGGACGGCGACGATCCGATGCTGGTGCTGGGCGCTGCCGGGGGAGCACGCATCGTCTCGGCCGTCGTGCAGGCGGTATGCCGGGTCGTCGATCAGGGGCTCTCCCTTCCCGAGGCGCTGGCCGCCGCACGCCTTCATCCGATGCAGGGATCGCTGAACTCACCGGGCTCCGAGAGCGGGTTCCAGATGGAGACGTCGCCGGATATCGGCTGGTCCCCGGAGGTCATCGCGGAGTTGCGTCAGCTCGGTTTCGCGGTGCAGGAGGTGCCACGCTCCGGCGCGTTCGGACGCATCCACGGGATGTCGTACGATGCCACCGCCTCCTCCTGGACGGGGGCCGCGGATCCGGACTGGGAGGGGAGCGCGGCGGCGCCTCGCAACTGACCTGGGCTCGACTCACGGGACGCTCCCGGGGCAGCCGCTTGCGTTGGCGGGGGCCCCGCATGCCGTGGAAGTGCAACCGGCGGCGTCCGCAAACGCCGACCGCTGACAAGGAATCCGGAGATGGGAACTGCTGTTGACGCCCCGCGCCGCCGTGTGCTGAGTCTTCTCTTCGTGCTGACCGCGAGCGCATGTTCGTCGGGCGACGCCCCCGAGTTCGACGTCATCCTGCGCGGCGGCATCCTGCAGGCCGTGGGCGACGCCCCCGAGTTCGTCACGGATCTGGCAGTGCGAGGAGACCGGATCGCGGCGATGGGCGATCTCGCCGGCTACACTGCGCGCGACACCCTGGACATCGCCGGTCTCCACGTCTCCGCAGGCTTCATCGACGTTCATTCGCACGCGGGCTCGGGACTCGACACGGAAGACCGCAGCCACGCCGAGCCCCTGCTGGCGCAGGGCATCACGACGGTGGTGGTGAACCCCGATGGCGGAGGGCCGATGGACCTGGCCCTGCAACGGGCGGTGCTGCTCGAAGACGGGCTCGGGGTGAACGTGGCGCAGCTGGTGCCCCACGGATCGGTGCGCAGGGCGGTGCTGGGGATGGACGATCGGCTGCCGGGCCCCGACGAACTGCAGGAGATGAAGGCCCTGGTGCGGGAGGGCATGGAGGAAGGGGCGTTCGGCATGTCGTCTGGACCGTTCTACGCCCCCGGAAGCTACTCGGATACCGATGAGCTGACGGCCCTCGCCGAGGTCGTGGCCGAGTACGGTGGGGTCTACACCAGCCACATCCGCGACGAGTCGAACTACACCATCGGCCTGGTCGCGGCGGTGGAGGAAGTGATTACGGTGGCGCGCTCGGCGGGATTGCCGGGGGTGGTGACCCACATCAAGGCGCTCGGGCCGCCGGTGTGGGGCAAGTCGGCGGAGGTGATCGCCGCCATCGAGGCGGCCCGCGCGGAGGGGGTCGAGGTGTACGCGGACCAGTACCCGTACGAGGCCTCTTCAACGGGGCTTTCGGCGGCGCTTCTGCCGCGCTGGGCACAGGCAGGGGGAGGCGATTCACTCACGGCTCGCCTCGCCGATCCCGCCACGCGCGCACGCATCCGCGAAGAGATGGAAGCCAACCTCGCGCGCCGCGGAGGGGCGGACCGCCTCCAGTTCCGCCGCTTCCGCCCTGAGCCGTCGATCGAGGGCCGCACCCTGGAGGATGTCGCCATCGCCCGCTCTCTCCATCCTCTGGACGCGGCTCTGGAGCTGATCGGGGAGGGAGGAGCGTCGGTCGTTTCCTTCAACATGAGCGACGACGACATCGCCGCCTTCATGATCCAGCCCTGGACCATGACGGCCTCCGACGGGGCGCTGCCGGAGTGGCAGGTTGGCGTGCCGCATCCGCGCGCCTACGGCACCTTCCCGCGCAAGCTGCGCAGGTACGTGGTGGAGGACGGCACCGTAAGCCTGAAGGCGGCCATCCGCAGCATGACGTCCCTTCCCGCGGACGTCTTCGGTCTCCGAGGTCGAGGGAGGCTCGTCATGGGGGCGGTCGCGGACATCGTGGTCTTCGACCTGGAGGAGGTCCGCGATCTCGCCACCTACACGGACCCGCACCAATTGTCGCAGGGTATGGTGCACGTTTTCGTGAACGGCACGGCGGCGATCCGTGACGGGGCCTTCACCGGCGAGCGTGCCGGGCGGGTGCTCCGGCGAGCGGATCGCTAGAAGGCTCGCCGGGCTTCGCGCGTTCGTCGCTACCAGACATCAATCCGGCAAGAGCCGAACCCCGGCATGAAGGTCCGCAACGTCGCAATCATCGCCCATGTCGATCATGGGAAGACCACCCTCGTGGACCAGATGCTCCGCCAGGCAGGGGTGTTCCGCGAAAACCAGCACGTGCGCGAGCGGGTGATGGATTCGAATCCGCTGGAGCGGGAGCGGGGCATAACGATCCTCTCCAAGAACACTTCCGTGCGCTGGGGCGAGTTCAAGATCAACATCGTGGACACTCCGGGCCACGCCGACTTCGGAGGCGAGGTCGAGCGCATCCTGCGCATGGTGGACGGGGTGCTGATCCTGGTCGACGCCGCCGAGGGACCGATGCCCCAGACCCGGTTCGTAACGGCCAAGGCGCTCGAGCTGGGCCACGCGCCGGTGGTGGTCATCAACAAGGCCGACCGCCCGGACGCGCGCGCCGAAGAGGTCCACGACGAGGTGCTGGAGCTGTTCATGGACCTCGAGGCCACCGACGAGCAGCTCGACGCCCCCTTCCTGTACGCCTCGGGTCGGGAAGGATGGGCGACACCGGATGCCGATGGGCGCGGCGCCGATCTCGCGCCGCTGTTCGCGGCCGTCGTGGATCACGTGCCCGCTCCGCCCGTCGAACCGGCGGGGCCCTTCCAGATGCTGGTCTCGACGCTGGACCATTCCTCCTATGTCGGACGCATCGCGATCGGCCGCGTCGAGCGCGGGCGCATCCGGCCCGGCCAGGAGGTGGCGCTGCTGCCGATGGGCGCGGCCGGCATGGTCGAGGAGGATGACGCGGCCCGTTCGCGCGCCCTCAAGGTGTATGGATTCGACGGTCTGGAGCGCGTGGACATCGCGGAAGCCGGTGCGGGAGACATCGTGGCGGTGGCGGGCGTCCCGGGCGTGGAGATCGGCAGGACGCTGGCCGATCCGGAGCACCTCGAGCGCCTGAACGGCATCGCCGTGGAGCGGCCCACGATATCGGTCGACTTCGTCGTCAACGACTCGCCCTTTTCCGGCGAGGGGAAGTACGTGACCACGCGCCAGCTCCGCGAGCGGCTGTTCCGGGAGATGGAGCGCAACGTCGCCCTGAAAGTGGAGGCGACCGACCATCCGGACACCTTCCGGGTCGCCGGGCGGGGCGAGCTGCACCTCTCCATCCTCATGGAGACCATGCGCCGCGAGGGCTACGAGTTCCAGGTCTCCCGCCCGCGCGTGCTCATCCGCGAAGGCCCCGCCGGCGAGCCTCTGGAGCCCTACGAGGAGCTGGTGGCCGAGACGCCGGAAGCCCGGGTGGGCACCGTCATCGAGAAACTGGGCGGGCGGCGGGGCGAAATGCTCGAGATGAGACCGACGGACCGGGGGCCGATTCGCCTGCGCTTCCGTATTCCGGCACGCGGCCTGTTCGGCTACCGCACCGAGTTCCTCACCGACACCCGCGGGGACGGGCTGATGCACCACCGCTTCCTGGAGTACGGGCCGTGGGCGGGGGCGCTGCCCGGACGCGACCGTGGCGCCGTGGTGGCCGACCGCCGTGGCGCCGCGGTGGCGTACGCCATCTTCGGCCTGCAGGAGCGCGCCACCTTCTTCCTGAAGCCCGGCGCCCCGGTCTACGAGGGCATGATCGTCGGCGTGCACGTCCGAGCGGGCGACCTGGACGTCAACATGTGCAAGGGAAAGAAGCTCACCAACATCCGGGCGGCGGCCGCGGACGACAACATCCGGCTGGAGCCGCCCCGCGTAATCACGCTGGAATCCGCTCTGGAGTTCATCGCGGACGACGAGCTCATCGAAGTAACCCCGGGCGCAATCCGTCTGCGCAAGCGAATCCTGGATGCCGGGGCCCGCCGGAAGGCGGCGCGCCGCAGAAGGTGAGACCATGACCGACAACTCGGCGGCGTGCGGCGGCCCGGACGGTGAGAACGGGTTCGGCCGCTTCTTTCTGCCCGGTCCCACAGAGGTGCGGCCGGCGGTGCTGGCGGCCCAGAAGCGGGCTCTCATCGGGCACCGCGGCGAACCCATCAACGCGCTCATGCGCGAGATTCAGCCCGGGTTGCGGGAGGTGTTCGGCACATCGCGGCCGGTACTGTTGTCGACCTCGTCCGCCACCGGCCTCATGGAGGCGGCGGTGCGCAACGGCGCGCGGGAGCGGGTGCTGTCGCTCGTGAACGGGGCGTTCTCCGAGCGCTTCGCCCGCATCGCGCGCGCCTGCGGGTTCGAGGTGGACGTTGTCGACGCGCCGTGGGGCGGCGTGCACGATCCGGATTCCGTGCGGGCCCGCCTGCAGGCGGGGCGCTACGACGCCGTGACCATGGTGCATTCCGAGACCTCCACCGGCGCTCTCAACCCTATCGCCGACCTGGCGGCGGCGGTGCGGGAGTTCCCGGACACGCTGGTGCTGGTCGATGCCGTTACCAGTGCGGGAGGCGCCCCGGTGCAGGCGGACGAGCGGGGCCTCGATTTCGTGCTCGCCGGTTCCCAGAAGGCGATGGCGCTGCCGCCGGGGCTGGCGTTCGGCGTCGCGTCGGAGCGCATGCTGGAGAGATCCGCGAGCGCGGCACGCAAGGGGGTCTACTTCGACCTGGTCGCGTTCTCCAGTTCTCTGGCGAAGGCACAGACGCCGAACACGCCCGCGGTGACGCTGATGTACTCCCTGGCGGAGCAGTTGCGCCACATCTCGGCGGAGGGCCTGGAGAGACGCTGGGCGCGCCACGCGGCGATGGCGCGAAGGTGCGCCGATTGGGCGGACGCGTCGGGAGAGCGCATCGGTGCGGGGCTGTCGGTGCTGGCACCGGACGGTTTTCGTTCGCCCACAGTGACCTGCCTGCTCCTGCCCCCCGGGCGGACCGGTCCGGAGGTCGCGCACGCGATGAAGGAGCGGGGGTTCGTGATCGGAGCAGGATACGGCAGACTCAAACCGCGGTCGGTGCGCATCGGCCACATGGGAGACCACACGGTGGAGGAACTGGATCGGGTGCTGGGGGCGTTGGAGGAGGTCCTGCGGGCACCCCCGGGGCAGGGGCTTGCCGGAGGAAGGCGATGAGCGCGCGCGGCCGCCGGTACGTGGTCGGTGTTGCCGACCAGGTCTCACCCTCGGGGCTCGGCGCGCTCACCGGCGACGAGCGCTTCGAGGTGCGCTGGCTGGCGGAGCGTCCGGCGGCGGAGAAGGAACGAGCGATAACCGGGACGGACGCCATTATCGTGCGCAGCGCCACCCGGATCACCCGGGAACTGATCGAGGCGGCGTCCAGCCTGAAGGTCATCGGGCGGGCCGGAGCCGGGGTGGACAACATAGACCTCGACGCCGCCACCGAGCGCGGCATCCCGGTGCTGAACGCGCCCGCGGGCAACACCGTCTCCGCCGCGGAGCTCACCTTTGCGCTCATTCTGGCGCTCGCGCGCAAGGTCGTGGCCGCGGACCGGTCGGTGCGCGAGATGACCTGGAAGACGCCGGGACTCTCCGGGGTCGAGCTCAACGGCAAGACGCTCGGGCTGGTCGGGGCCGGGAGAATCGGCGGGGAGGTGGCGCGCCGCGCCCGCGCCTTCGGCATGAGGGTGCTGGTCTACGATCCCTATCTGCCCGCAACCCGCGCCGAGGAGCTGGACGCGCAGCCGAGCGGCCTCGACCACGTGATCGAGCAGGCGGACTTCCTCAGCCTCCACGTGCCCCTCACTCCCTCCACCACGTCCATGATCGGGGCGAAGCAGCTGCGCCGAATGAAGCAGTCGGCCTACCTCGTCAACGCGGCTCGCGGCGGGGTGGTGGACGAGGACGCGCTCGCCCGCGCCCTCCGGGAGGGATGGTTGGCGGGCGCCGCACTGGATGTCTTCCGCCAGGAGCCGTTGTCGGCGTCCAGCCCTCTCCTGGGGAGCCCGAACCTCATCCTCAGTCCCCACCTGGGGGCCTCCACCGCGGAGGCGCAGGAGCTGGTGGCCTCCGAGATCGCGTCGGCCGTGCGCGGAGCGCTGCTCGACGGCGATCTCTCCCGGGCCGTGAATGCGCCCGGCATCGATGGCGCAACGCTGCGCAAGCTGCGTCCCCTGCTGGAGCTGGGAACCCGGATCGGGCGTCTCGCGTGCGCGCTCGCTTCCGGAGGCATCCGGGGGGTGCAGGTGCGTTACAGCGGTGCCTCGGAAGAGGCCCCCGGCCCGCTTACCGCCGCGGTGCTGTGCGGGCTGCTGGAGGACATCGTCGGAGGAACGCGCGTCAACGCCGTCAACGCGGCCCGTCTCGCCGAAGCGCGCGGCATGAGGGTGGTGGCGGCGCGCGCGACCCGGCATCCCGATTACTCCGAGTACCTGGTCACCGAGGTGGAGGCGGAGGGCGGCCTGTTGCGCGTCGCGGGAGCGCTGCTGGAGGGCACCCACCCCCGCATCGTCGGCATCGGCGGCTTCTCCATCGACCTGGAGCCGCGCGGATCCATCGTCATCGTGCGCAATCAGGACAAGCCCGGGGTGATCGCGGGAGTGGGCACGGTGCTGGCGTCCATGGGCTTCAACATCGCCGGATACCACCAGGCCCGCCTGGAGCCGGGCGGGGACGCCATGGCGGCGGTCTCGGTGGATGGCGAGATCACGCAGGAGCTGCTGGATCGCCTGCGCGAACTGGACCAGATCTCCTACGTCAAGGCGGCCCGCCTGGGATAGGCGGCCACGCGCCGCTCATCCGGCCCGGCCGGGCCGCTGCCTCAGGGGATGACGTTGTAGCGCCGCAGCACCTCCAGCGTCTCGTCGATGGGCAGGGCCTCCGCGGTGTTCCCCATCCCCGAAACGGTGGTGGCCTTGAAGAGCGAGTTGTAGACGGCCTCCTCGGTGGCTTCCACGGTGGCCAGGAAGAGCGACGACATGCGGTTGTTAGCGACCTCCTCGACGGCCAGCACGTCGTCCCCCCCACGCCGCACACCGGATGCAGTCGAGAAGGCGATCACGTAGTCGCCCGAGCCGTTGCCGGCGAACGATCCGGTGCGCGCCAGCCCCATCATGGCCCGCCGCGCCACGCGCTCGAGCTTGAGGGGGGAGAGGGGCGCGTCCGTCGCGACCACCATCATGATGGATCCCTGCCCCTCGTCTCCGCCTCCCCGCCCTTCGCCCTGGTCCGCGCCGAAGGGTGTGTCGCTGCCCGGCGCCGTCCCCTGAAACGAGTAGCGCCCCAGCTCGCGTCCCACCGGCGCCCCCGCGATCGAGAGGATGCCGCCGAAGTTGGACTGCACCAGCACGCCCACCGTGTACCCGCCCAGCTCGTCGGGCACCACCCGGCTGCTGGTGCCGATGCCGCCCTTCCAGCCGAACGCGCGGGTCCCCGTGCCGGCCCCCACCGACCCCTCCTCGACCGGGCCGGTGCGGGCCGACTCGAGTGCCGCGCGCACGTGCTCGGGAGTGATCGGCCGTGATCGGATGTCGTTCAGGCCGCCGTCGTTGGTCTCGCCCACGACCGGGTTGATGGAGCGCACCCCCTCCATCCCCTCGCGGGCCAGCATCCACTCCGTGAGAGCGTCCGCCGCCTTCCACACGCACAGCGTGCAGGTGAGCAGGACGGGCGTCTCCAGCTCCCCCAGCTCCCGCACCTGGGTCACGCCGAGCAGTTTGCCGAAGCCGTTGCCGACGTGCATTGCGGCCGGCACCCGGTCGCGGAAGACGTTCCCTCCGTGTGGCCGGATGGCCGTCACCCCGGTACGGACGCGGTCGCCCTCGCGCACAGTGGCGTGCCCCACCAGCACGCCCTCCACGTCCGTGATCGCGTTGTAGGGGCCCGGAGCGAAGATGCCTGGCGCGATCCCGACGTCGCGCGCCCGGGGCCGGGGTTCTTCCTGGGCGGAAGCCGCGGGAGCCCCCGAGCCGAACCCCGCAGCGACGAGCGCAGCGGCGGCGATGAGTGGTCGCGGCCGGAATGAACGGCGACGGGTTCGCGCGGCGGGAAACGGAAGGGGCGAAGACAGGACGTTCACGGTCGCGCTCCGGTTCAGGTGGTCGGCAGCCCGCGGAAGAACCCCTCGCGCGGATTCATCCACCGACTGCCAGGGTATCGACGATCA
The nucleotide sequence above comes from Gammaproteobacteria bacterium. Encoded proteins:
- a CDS encoding zinc-binding dehydrogenase, which produces MPVRAAVMTGPHEPMVVQTLEDPDLEPGAVLLETIASEVCGTDVHLWHGRLAGVPYPIIPGHVSVGRVAEARGVERDAVGRPLAPGDVVTFLDVHETCYRCYHCLVARQPNRCPARKVYGITYTLAEGLLGGWAERICLKPGVRILRLPDNLDADDVIGGGCGLFTGFAAVDRADLRMGDVVVVQGAGPVGLAAAAFAGLSGAAEVVLIGDPDARLALGARMGAGVGLSLSGTTPEERLDAVMACTGGRGADLVIEASGNPAAIPEGFALVRDGGRYVVAGHYTDAGPVEINPHTDINRGHVDVRGQWGTDFHHLVRALRLLSRHRERLPFAEVIGARYPLESTQQALEDVAALRVTKALVVP
- a CDS encoding metal-dependent transcriptional regulator — its product is MAQTSRFSPSIEDYLKAIFALTEHDDTATTSDIASTLGVQPASVSGMVKRLADLGVVEHEPYRGVGLTPSGRREALRIVRRHRIIETYLSVRLGYSWEDVHDEAERLEHAASDQLIERMADALKNPRHDPHGAPIPTPGGEIDSTSYPTLADSDATGPIRIRAVRDDEPERLRYLEARGLLPGVILAVEERAPFNGPVTVRLGGPDGDSQAIGFDLARCIFIDLEPAAQPADDSARSL
- a CDS encoding gamma-glutamyltransferase, which produces MRASHSSRCLALSLVLLWGCGGTAPTRVEPTTDQVAQSSRGMVVAAQPLATAAGVEMLERGGNAADAAVAAAFAVSVVEPSMNSIGGRTQILVRTAEGTFHGIDATTQAPDTYDPDTAPQAGYGYPTVGLPGAVAGLTRLLDEHGTLPLATVMEPAIRYASEGFVLLPGEAARQASTSEQLRESEGATLYYIEPDGSPYDAGDHFVQSDLAMVLRRIASGGADAFYRGEIARAMADDIVGAGGHVTAGALAGYRAEDSRVVRGSYRGHELVGTFTPAAGAMTIGILQIIENFDMAGADETTWALVVGQALALGFEAARTHRGPDAWQLLTSREWAREQAERVHLPVAAAAMGPEPAAAPRASPETGATYFAGPDDDGHTTHLSTADADGMAVSLTQTIGPAMGSKIATPGLGFLYAATLGGYLGRLEPGERARSNIAPFMVLDGDDPMLVLGAAGGARIVSAVVQAVCRVVDQGLSLPEALAAARLHPMQGSLNSPGSESGFQMETSPDIGWSPEVIAELRQLGFAVQEVPRSGAFGRIHGMSYDATASSWTGAADPDWEGSAAAPRN
- a CDS encoding amidohydrolase family protein; the protein is MGTAVDAPRRRVLSLLFVLTASACSSGDAPEFDVILRGGILQAVGDAPEFVTDLAVRGDRIAAMGDLAGYTARDTLDIAGLHVSAGFIDVHSHAGSGLDTEDRSHAEPLLAQGITTVVVNPDGGGPMDLALQRAVLLEDGLGVNVAQLVPHGSVRRAVLGMDDRLPGPDELQEMKALVREGMEEGAFGMSSGPFYAPGSYSDTDELTALAEVVAEYGGVYTSHIRDESNYTIGLVAAVEEVITVARSAGLPGVVTHIKALGPPVWGKSAEVIAAIEAARAEGVEVYADQYPYEASSTGLSAALLPRWAQAGGGDSLTARLADPATRARIREEMEANLARRGGADRLQFRRFRPEPSIEGRTLEDVAIARSLHPLDAALELIGEGGASVVSFNMSDDDIAAFMIQPWTMTASDGALPEWQVGVPHPRAYGTFPRKLRRYVVEDGTVSLKAAIRSMTSLPADVFGLRGRGRLVMGAVADIVVFDLEEVRDLATYTDPHQLSQGMVHVFVNGTAAIRDGAFTGERAGRVLRRADR
- the typA gene encoding translational GTPase TypA, coding for MKVRNVAIIAHVDHGKTTLVDQMLRQAGVFRENQHVRERVMDSNPLERERGITILSKNTSVRWGEFKINIVDTPGHADFGGEVERILRMVDGVLILVDAAEGPMPQTRFVTAKALELGHAPVVVINKADRPDARAEEVHDEVLELFMDLEATDEQLDAPFLYASGREGWATPDADGRGADLAPLFAAVVDHVPAPPVEPAGPFQMLVSTLDHSSYVGRIAIGRVERGRIRPGQEVALLPMGAAGMVEEDDAARSRALKVYGFDGLERVDIAEAGAGDIVAVAGVPGVEIGRTLADPEHLERLNGIAVERPTISVDFVVNDSPFSGEGKYVTTRQLRERLFREMERNVALKVEATDHPDTFRVAGRGELHLSILMETMRREGYEFQVSRPRVLIREGPAGEPLEPYEELVAETPEARVGTVIEKLGGRRGEMLEMRPTDRGPIRLRFRIPARGLFGYRTEFLTDTRGDGLMHHRFLEYGPWAGALPGRDRGAVVADRRGAAVAYAIFGLQERATFFLKPGAPVYEGMIVGVHVRAGDLDVNMCKGKKLTNIRAAAADDNIRLEPPRVITLESALEFIADDELIEVTPGAIRLRKRILDAGARRKAARRRR
- a CDS encoding alanine--glyoxylate aminotransferase family protein, producing MTDNSAACGGPDGENGFGRFFLPGPTEVRPAVLAAQKRALIGHRGEPINALMREIQPGLREVFGTSRPVLLSTSSATGLMEAAVRNGARERVLSLVNGAFSERFARIARACGFEVDVVDAPWGGVHDPDSVRARLQAGRYDAVTMVHSETSTGALNPIADLAAAVREFPDTLVLVDAVTSAGGAPVQADERGLDFVLAGSQKAMALPPGLAFGVASERMLERSASAARKGVYFDLVAFSSSLAKAQTPNTPAVTLMYSLAEQLRHISAEGLERRWARHAAMARRCADWADASGERIGAGLSVLAPDGFRSPTVTCLLLPPGRTGPEVAHAMKERGFVIGAGYGRLKPRSVRIGHMGDHTVEELDRVLGALEEVLRAPPGQGLAGGRR
- the serA gene encoding phosphoglycerate dehydrogenase; this encodes MSARGRRYVVGVADQVSPSGLGALTGDERFEVRWLAERPAAEKERAITGTDAIIVRSATRITRELIEAASSLKVIGRAGAGVDNIDLDAATERGIPVLNAPAGNTVSAAELTFALILALARKVVAADRSVREMTWKTPGLSGVELNGKTLGLVGAGRIGGEVARRARAFGMRVLVYDPYLPATRAEELDAQPSGLDHVIEQADFLSLHVPLTPSTTSMIGAKQLRRMKQSAYLVNAARGGVVDEDALARALREGWLAGAALDVFRQEPLSASSPLLGSPNLILSPHLGASTAEAQELVASEIASAVRGALLDGDLSRAVNAPGIDGATLRKLRPLLELGTRIGRLACALASGGIRGVQVRYSGASEEAPGPLTAAVLCGLLEDIVGGTRVNAVNAARLAEARGMRVVAARATRHPDYSEYLVTEVEAEGGLLRVAGALLEGTHPRIVGIGGFSIDLEPRGSIVIVRNQDKPGVIAGVGTVLASMGFNIAGYHQARLEPGGDAMAAVSVDGEITQELLDRLRELDQISYVKAARLG